TATCGGGAGCCCTTCCCCGCGCCCTCGGGCTCCGCACCAGCGCGCACCCCGGGCGACGGCCCCGAGCTGAGCGCGTGGCTCTACACCGGCGTGGACTTCGCGGGGCGTCAGAGACAGACCGACGACACGGGCACCTCACGCGACCGCCTCGACGCCGCGTTCACCGTGGGCGGCCGGCTGGAGCTGGCCACCAGCCCGTACCTCGCGTTCGGTGTGTTCGTGGACTACCTGAGGCTCCAGTACGTGGTGCACATGCCGCCCCCCATGCCCCCCACCACGCGAGATCGCGCGAGCGTCATCGGCCTTGGCGTGTGGGTGAGAGCGTGCATCCCCGTCATCCTCGGCGGACAGCAAGCCAGCATCTACCTGGGCGTGCCCATCGGCCTGAGCGCGGCGCTGGCTGGGGCGGCGACGGGAGGCCAGCCGTCCTTCGGGCTGCTGCTCGGCGCGCTCGCCGGCGGCAACGTCATGCTCACCGAGCACGTGGGGGTGTTCCTGGAGGCAGGCCTCCGCGTGGACCGCTACCAAACCGAAGACGACTTCGAGGTGTTGGCGCGTCAGGCCTGGCTACAAGCGGTGGTCCACGCAGGCGCCTCGCTCTCGTTCTGAGAGCCCGCTCTACGCGCCTTCGGGCAGGAACTGAGTCTTGTGCAGGAAGCGCGCGATCTGCCGCAGGTACTCGCCGCGGTCCATGTGCAGGATGTGGCTGCCGGGGAACCAGTGGATGCGGCAGCGGTCCCAGTGGTCCCACAGCAGGCGGCTGTGCTTGGGCGGCGCCAAGCGGTCACCCACGCCGCCCACGATCATGAGCTTCTCGCGCGGGATGGCGGGCGGGTAGGTGAGCGGGCTGCTGACGGCCACGAACTTGCGGGCGTCGGTGAGCGGGCGGCCCACCACCTTGAGCGCCGTGCGAATGGCGAGGCCGATGGGCTGCCACTCCAGCACCAGGTCGGCCAGGCTGACCACCGGCACATTGGGAATCGCGAACGAGAGGCGCGGCTCGGCCGTGGCCAAGAGCGCCGTGGTGAAGCCGCCGAGGCTGAGGCCGGTGACGCCCACCTTGGGAGCCCCGCGCTTCTCCATGAGCCAGTCGATGAGCACGCGCAGGTCCATGACCGACTGCGCCGCGGCTTCGTTGATGCGCGAAGCGCCACCGGCGAAGTAGCCGTGGCCCGAGAAGGGGGAGTGCTCGGTCTGGCGCGGCCCGTGGAAGGGCAGCGTGAAGAGCATGACATCGCAGCCCATGCGGTAGAACCAGGGCAGCGCGAAGAACCACTCGTTGATGAGGTAGAAGTCCGCCGTGAAGCCGTGCACCGCGATGATGGTGGGGCGCGGCCCGTCGTGGTGGCGCCAGTAGCGCGCGTAGGCCACGCGGTTGGCCTCGTGCTTCAAGTAGCTGTTGTGCAGGCGCGGGTTCACCGGCATGAACGGGCTGTCGAACTGCACCACCTCGGTGGTGCCGTCGTCCGGCGAGAAGCGCGGGTACCAGTCGGCCTGCGACGTGCGCACCCGGATGTTCTTGGGGGGCGGCTTGAAGAAGCGCGTGGCGTCACCGCTCTCGGCGATGGGGCCGTAGAACTCGATGTCCTTGATGGTGCGGCGCAGCTCGAGCGGGTGATACCCGATTGGGATGGCCAGGCCGCTGATGAGGGACGCGCCAGCCGTGCGCAGGCCCACGTCGAACGCTGCCGAGGCACCCACCTGGAGCTTGTCGCGAAACTCGAGGTCGAACGGCTCGGGCCGCCGGGCAAAGTCCGGGTCGAGCGACTCCCACCAAGGGACCCCGTCCTTCAGTAGGGGTTTCTCTTGGGCGTAGGAGTCGTGGACGATGCGCGAGACGACCGAGGGGTCCATCCCCTGAGCGTAGCGCAGCGGACACGGGCGTGTCTTCTACTCGACACGGAGTGACACGTTCATCGGGGCCACCGTGTGGGCTTTCCTCGACGAGTTGCGGGGGTGCGGGGGCGGGCATGGCTCCTGCGATGGGGCACGGGCATGAACCGCCTGCAGACTGCTCGCTCCGCCTGCCTCCTCCTCTTGGGTGCCTTCTTGGCCGCGGGGCTGCCCACGTCGCACGCGGCGGGCGCCACGGAGACCAGCGAGCCCAGCGTACCGGCGCCGGCGCCGCCCAGCGAGCCGCCCAGCTTTCGCGACGGCCGGATGGTGCGGGGTGACGCCCGCCAGCGCGTGCTGCACTTCACGTTCGATGACGGTCCGCGCCCGGAGACCACGGGGCCGCTGCTGGATCACCTGGACGCGGCGGGGGTGCACGCCACCTTCTTCGTGGTGGCCCGACAGCTGGGGGGCAGCGGAGCGCGGCGCGAGCGCAACGTGGCCATGGTGCGCGACACCCTGCGGCGTGGACACCAGGTGGGCTTCCATGGCCTCGACCACAGCGCGTTCAGCGGGCTGACCGGGCCGCAGCTGGACCACCAGTTCCGCGCTGGCGAGGCCGCCTTCGTGCGCGCGCTGGGGCAGAGACCGTACCTGGTGCGTCCGCCCTACGGGCGCCGCAACGTGGACAGCGACCGCGTGGTGGTGGCGCGGCACTACACGCAGGTGATGTGGGGCATCACGGCGGCGGACACGTCACAGACCACCGCGCGGGGTGTGGTGGAGGCGTTCCGCAGCGCGCTGCGCAGGCGTGAGGACGGCCCACGGGCGCGCGGCGGTGTGGTGCTGTTGCACGACACGAAGCCCTGGGTGATCGAGGCGTTCCCGGCGCTCGTGGCCGAGGTGCGGGCACGGAACTGCGCGTTGCTGGCGCGCGGCCCGAGTGAAGAGCTGTGGGACATCGCGCCGGATCTGACGCCATTCTTCGAAGCCCGCCGAGCAGGCGACCACGCCAGCTTGATGACCCGCAACGGAGGGTATGCGCCAGCGGTGCAGGCGGCCCGGCAGACGGTGCTGCGCGCGGAGACGGTGCGCCACTGCGCGGAGAGGTGAGGGGAGACGCTCCACGGAACGTGCACGGACCGACGGAAAATGGTTCACTGTGCGGGATGGTCAGCGCGATGGGACTGCCTCGGTCGCTGCGCGCGCGTCGCCGCTGCTTACCGTGAACTTCGCTTCGCCTCCTCCCCCCTGGGCTCCTGCCCGTGGCTGCCGGCCGCGCTTGCAACGCGTGGGGCCCAGTCTCGGCCTCGGGCTGGTGTTGGCCGCGGTGCTGATGGTGGGCGCCGGGCAGTCGCGCGTGCAGGCGCAGTCCACCGAGAACGCCGAGGCCCGTGCGTTCTTCGACCAGGGCAACCGCGCGTTCGAGCGCAGCCAGCGGGTGATGGGGAGCGCGCGGCGACAGGAGCTGCTGGAGGAGGCCCTCGCGGCATACGTGTCGAGCCTGGCGATCGTGCGCAGCAAGAACGCGCTGTTCAACGCGGGGGTCACGCTGGCGGCGTTGGGGCGCGCTGCCGAAGCGTACAGCTACTTTGGTGAGTACCTGGCGCTGCCCGGGCTCACCGAGGAGGAGCGACGGGCGGGGGATGAGCAGCGCGCGGCCCTGCTGGGGCGGGTGATGATGGTCAGCGTGCGGTCGACGCCGCCCGGGGCCGAGGTGCGTGTGGACCGGCCGGACCTGCAGGCGCTGGGACGGACACCGCTGGTGGTGGCGCTGGACCCGGGCGAGCACGTGCTGCTGGTGCGCGGCGCGAGCGGGGCGGACGGCGCGGTCGTGGTGGTCGCGGTGGCGGGCGGGGCGAGCGAGGTGGAGGCAGGGGGGGAGGCCGGGACCGAGACCGAGACCGAGACCGAGACCGAGACCGAGACCGAGTCCGAGTCCGAGACCGAGTCCGAAACCGAGTCCGAGACCGAGTCCGAGACCGAGACCGAGACCGAGACCGAGACCGAGACCGAGGCCGAGTCCGAGTCCGAGGCCGAGGCCGAGTCCGAGGCCGAGTCCGAGTCCGAGGCCGAGGCCGGGGCCGGGGCTGGGCCCAGCGCGGGGCTGCGTGGTGGCGCTTGGAGCACCACCGCGGCGCTTGGGCTGGGGGCGCTGGCGTTGCGGCTGCGGGCGGGGCGGGTGACGCGGGCTCACGAGCGGCTCGAGGAAGAACATGAGAGTGCGCCGGACCCAGACCTGGTGGCTCGCGCTGAGGTGCTGTACGCGCGCATCGTGCGGGCGAACCGGGCTAGTCAGGCGCTGACGGCGCTCACGCTGGTGGGGCTCGGGGTGTCGGTGGGGTTGAGCGTGCGGGGACGTCGGGTGGAGCGGGCCCGGTTGCGGGTGGTGGTGAACGGCGAGGTGGCGGGGCTGTCCCTGGGGCTGGCAGGAGAGCTGCGATGAGGGGGCTGGCTAAGCGTGGGATGGGGGCGCTGGCGCGGGGCGGTGCTTGCGGTGTGTGGGTGCTGACGGTGGCGCTCGGTTGTGGGGGTTGTTGGGAGACGCCTTCGCAGGAGTGGTATGCGGCCATTGAGATGGGACCGGAGGCCGGCGGCTGCGACGCGGGCTGCTGCGGGGCCGGCTGTTGTGATGGGTCGGCGTGCGGTTCTGAGGACGTCGGGACACCGCCGCCGGGCCCTCGCGAGTGGCTGTGTGAGGACGGGCTCGACAACGACGCGGACCAGCTCCTCGACTGCGCGGACGCCGACTGCGCGGCCGACCCCGCGTGCTGTGATGTCGATGATGGCGCGCCCTTGCTCCATGAGGACTGGAGCGCCCCCGGAGACTGGACGTTCCAGTGGGACCACCTGCCCATCAGCGCCCCTGCCAGCTCGCCCATGCGCCAGATGGAGGGCGACACGATGATGCTGAGCGGCTGGTCCGACACCGAGCCCCACGCGCTCGCGTACCACAGCTGCATGCCGCTCGCCCTCGGCGCAGAGCTCAACTTCGACTTCATCGCGACCGCGCGCACGGAGATGTGTGAGGCCCGGTACGTGCCTTGCAACCACCAGGCCTCCGTGGTGCTCTCTCCCGTCCGCGATACGACACCGGGCCAGCCCCTCGTCGAGGCCCTGGCCATTCGCGTGCATGGGGACGTGCGTCCCATCCCCAACCGCCCGGCCTTCTACAACCACGCCATGGTGCGCGTCACCCAGGGCGGTGTGGAGCAGGACGCCTTGCCGATCGATCCCGACGTGCACTACGGGATCAGGCTGCTCGTGACGCCCTCCACGGAGGACTCGAGGCCCTCCCTCAGCGCGCTTCTCGAGCTCCGCCTCGCGAGTGCCAGCATCGACACCGAGCCTTTGGCCACGCTGAGCATCCCGTTCGTCAGCTGGCAAGACGACCTCGTGAAGGGCACCAGCGGCTGCATGGAATTGGGCGGCCTGTATCCCGCCGTGGAGATGGTGGGCAGCGGCGCACGCATCGGCACCCTGCAGGCCAATGCACTTCAGTGTGCCAATCCGAGCCAGTTCCAGACCGCACCCATGGGCACCGCGACACTCACGTCCGACTCGCTGGGGGTGCCCGACCGCTATGGCGGCGCGCACGTGGGCTCGCCCTCGCTGGGCAGCTCGTACAACAACGCGACGGACACGGCGCGGCGCTGGGACCTCTTCCTCGACGCCACCAACGATCCTCCCGACCTCGCGGACGATGTGGGAGCGCGTGTGGGATACGCCATCGCGCATGCACGCACGGCCACGTTCGGCGCGCTGCCCGCCGACTGGACCACCAGCAGCACGCCCCGCCTGGGGGGCGACCCGCCATCGTGTCTGGTGAGCGGCGACACGTGCAGCGAGCCGAGCGTGCGCGAGCCCTTCCTGTTGCTGCGTCGGGGCGCAGACGACGTGCTTTCGGGCAACTTCACGCTGGCGTTCGCCGCCCAGCTTCCCGGCGGTGGACACGAGCTGCGCGTGGACTCGAACGTGAGCCCCTCCCCCAACACACCGCTCACCGGCTCGGGTGAGCCGCTTCTCGCGTCGGTCGCCGAGTGCGATGACCTGCGCGACCCGGCCCTGGTGCCCGTCCGCGGAGGCAGCGGGGGCTACTGGCTCTTCTTCACGTGCGTGCCGGCCGACGGCGTGGGCGAGATCCGCGCGGTCCGCCTCGACGACGACCTCCAAGTGGTGGGAGACCCGGCGTCCGCATCACGGCGGGTGGTGCTGCCCTCGGCCCTCGGGGCGCTCGCAGCCGGCGGGGTCTTCGGCGCAGAGCCCATGGTGCGCAGCAGCGCCGCGGGGCTCACGCTCCAGCTCTGGCTCGTGGCGCGTGATGCCGAGGGGGACACGTCGGTGGTGCTGTTCACGGGACAGCTCCCCGCCATCATGACTGGCGACGCCGGCTTGCCGGAGGCCCCGCCGCTCGAGACGCTGCCCGCTCTCGAGCCCTACCTCGCGAACCCGGTGCTGCGCAGCAACGACGCAGTGCTCGGTGGCTGCCCGGGGTTCTGCCGCATCACCGGGCTGGCCGTCACCGACACGGCCGGCGACCCCGAGGAGCTGCGCTTCGTGGTGGCGCGGCGTGTGGTGCTGGGCGCGAACAACGCGCTGAGCGAGCTGGTGCCGCTGACGCAGAGCTGGAGGACGCCATGAGCCGTCCGCATCGCGAAGCCGGGTGGTCGCCTCGCCGGAGACTCCGCCTGGTCGTCCCCCTGCTGGCGGCTTTGCTGGTGGCTCCGAGCACCGCATGCGGCGCCGGCGACTCTGCCCCCATCAGAGATGCCGGACAGAGCGACCTGAGTCTCCCGGACATGGGCGTGGTGGCGGACCTGGGCCCCCTAGAAGACCAGGGCCCGCGGGACCTGGGCCCCTACCCTACCGACGCCGACGTGCTGCCCGCCGACCCGGTGCGCTTCGCGCCCTTCCTGGCCACCGCCCACGCCGCCTTTGGCCCGCTGCAGGACGACGCGCCCGCCCCGTGGACCACCTGCTATGCCGGCCCCGCCAGCTGCGCCGCCGCCCCGTGCGCGCTGCTGTCCACCTGCTGTGTGGCCACGGGTGACTGTGCCGAGCTGCAGCTGGACGACCAGCTCCCCGGCGCCCTGCTCTTCACGAGCTGCGCCTCGGGTGCCAGCGCGCTCACGTGCCTGGCCGGGCAACCCCTCACGCCCCTCGGCAGCTCCACGCCCACCGTGGAGGCTGGCGGCATGCGCCCCGGCGGCGACGCCACACAGGAAGGCGGCGTGCTGGTGGGCCAGCCCGTGGACCTGCGCGTGGATCGCGTGGAGCTGAGCGTGGTCTTCGTCCCGCCCGTCGCCTGCTCTGGCAACGGCTGCCTCGAGAGCGCGGGCGTGTCCCTGGCGCGCGCCGAGGAGCTCTCGCTGGGCGTGGTGAACCCGCTGGTGGGCCTGCTGTACAGCCCCTCGCGCGGAGACGTGTCGCTCGTGGTGGGCGGCCTGGTGCGCGCGTCGTGGCTGCTCCCCGACCCCAACGTGACCTTCACGCTCGAGCTGCACCCGAGCGGCATGGTGCGCGTGCACCGCGATGAAGAGCTGCTCAGCAGCGCGTTCACGTACTCGCCGCGCGCGGGGGCGCAGGTGGTGCTGCACGGCCGCAACAGCGAGCTGCAGGGGGCGCGTGTGCGCTCGCTGCACGCGCTGCAGTACCGCAGCGAGGCGCCTTCGGTGTTCGGTGCCCGCACGGCCATCACGCTGAGCGCGCCCGTGGACGTGGACCCGTGGCAGCCGCATGACCCGACGGTGGTGGAGCACGAAGGCCGCACCTACGTGGTGGTGGAGAACGACCGGGCCCTCTATCGCGGTGAGCTGGTGGGCACCACCGTCACGTTCGACAGCGCGCACCGCGTGGTGGTGGACACCGGCCGCGAGGACGCCCTGCTCACGCCATCGCTCTTGGTGCGCCCCGGCGGCGAGACGTTCCTGGTGTACACAGCGGAGCTCGAGGACGGAACGCGCGTGATTCGTGCCCGGCGCGGGGTCGACGGCCCGCTGGGGGCGCTGCCCGATCAGCTGGCCGTGGCGAGCGTGCTCGGCGGTGGGTCGCTGGACGACCCGAGCGTGATCGAGCACGGCGGACGCGTCCTGATGATGGTGCGTCACCGCGCGGTCAGCGGCGAGACCGAGCTCGAGCTGTGGCGGTCGCCTGCCGACACGGTGTCCAACCTGCGCGACCTCACCCCGGCGCCGGCCTCCAACCTGGGCACGCTCACCCAGGTGAGCGCCGCGCGCAGCGCCCAGGTGCTGCTGCGCGCGCCCCACCTCAGCGTGCGCGGCGGCACCTATCGCGTGCACGTGGAGCGGCGCACCGGCACCCGCAGCGTCATCGAGGTGCTGGTGGGCGACGAGCTGCGCGCCTTCCGCGCGCTGGGCGAGGCGCTGGGCCCGCGCTCGGGGACGTTGGACGCCCTCGGCGTGGGGTCACCCAGCACGCTGCAGACCCCGAGTGGGGTGGAGGCGCTCTACTACGTGGGACGCGACGGGCTCAGCGAGCGGCTGTTCGTCACGGAGCGCGATGGGGTGCTGGACCCTGCGTCGCTGCGCGACCTCTGACCCGCCACGGGGCGCATGGGTTAAAAACCTGTGCCCGACCAACGGTGAGGAGGGGGGGCACCGAGGGTCGGGCACGATCACTGCGAAGCGAGGCGCTCTATCTTGGGGGTTTCCGGGGGGTCAGAGTCGCCACCTGAAAAAAATATGCGTCCACCAGGGCTGGGGGGGCTTGGGGGGATGCCAGGTGTTTCGCGTTTCCATGGTTCACCTCCGCGTGACGTGAGCGAAACAATGCAGAAACCGATCCAACCCACTTGTCACACCTGCCGGGTGACCCCAAACGGGCGCGGTCCCGCAGCTCGCGAGGCATTCGCCACGAAATCACGCCTGAATCGGGCAGGGAGGGGCGGAGGGGCCGCGAAAGGGCTGGCCACCCAAGGGCGGAGGGGACACCAGACGGGAGTTCAAAAGTGCATAGATGCAGTGCGTCATTTCACAATTGAAATGACTGATAGCGTCTACGGCGCCTTCCCGGGTGGCGCCTGGGGCGTCATCCCAGGCAGCTCCAAGAGCTCGCGCCGCGCCTGCTCGCGCTCGCCGTGGGCCCGCATGTTGAGCTCGGCCACGGCGCGCTCCAGCTCCCCCGCCTCGGCCTCCAGCCGCCGCACCTCGCGCACCACCGCGAGGCGCTCTTGGCCCTCCTCGCCAGTGTCACGGAGCACCGCCAGCTGCTTGGTCTGGGCCTCCTGGCGCTTCCGCAGGTCCCCCGCGTGCTGGAGCTTCGCAGCCGCGTCACGCGCCAGGTCCTCCGCGGTGCGGAAGCGTACCAGGATGCGGTCCAGCTCGGCCGGCACGAAGGCGCCGTCCACCCGCTCGCGCAGCCAGCGCACCACCTCGTGCGTCCCTACGCCGCTCACGGCCACGTGCCCGAACTCCTGGCGGCGGAGGGTCAGCTTGGCCTCGCGGACACCGCCCGCCAGCACCGGGAGGGCGACGCGGTAGCCTGTGGCCAGCTCCTCCACCTTGGCGTCCGCGGGCACCTCCAGCTTGTCGCTGGGCTGCCGCGGCAGCTCCACGAACAGCGTCTCGTCGCGCGCGTGGTCGTTCTCGATGCGCACGTGGTGCACGAACGCGCGCTCGCGCGCCTCCACCACCGCCAGGCCGTGGGCGTGGATGCCCAGGAAGCGCAGCTGCTGCTCCTGGTGCCCGGTGCAGCGCAGCGACAGGTCCTTGGCGAAGCTCACGCGCACATCCCCGCCTCGTGCACGGAAGGGCACCATGGCCTCACCGGCGTAGCCGTTCTCGTCGTAGATCACGGCGGCCCCCTCCTCCAGCACCACGCCGGTGTCGTTCTGGAAGTGCAGCACGATGTCCGGCGCAGGCGCGTCACCCCAGCGCCAGATGCGCTGCCGGGACGCGTCCACCTTGGCCGTGGCGATGGGCACCATGGCCGAGCCGCCGCGCGTGAGGCTGACCGGCGCGTCGAGGCGATACTCGAAGAACTCACCGCGCTGCTCGCCCGTGGCAGCCGACAGCGGAGCGCCGGCGCCAAAGCCCCCAATGCCGCTGCGCAGCGCGAGGTCCACGTCCTCGAGCGCGTCTTGAACCATCATCTCCATCGGCTGCGCGCCGGGCGGCCCGAAGGCCCCCCCCATCATGGGCGCAGGCGCAGCGGCCGGACGCGGCGGGGGCGCCCCCTTGGCCTTGGCGAACGAGCGCGGCGCCGCTCCGGCGCGCACCTCCTCCTGCACCACCGTGCGCGTGACGTGACGCGGCACGTACAGGTCGATCACGAACGACACCGGCTGCCCGGTGGTGAGCACCAGCTGCACGTCGGTGAGGTCGCGGTCCACCGGGTTGTGCACGATGGCCCAGGCCATGACCGTGACGGTCTCGCGGTCGCCATCACGCCCCGCCACCAAGCGGTAGCTCACGCGCCAGATGGGCGCCGGCACGGTGTAGGCCACGTGCAGCGCCTTGGCCGCGCCGCTCACGTCCACGCGCACCGAGCGATGCGCGCGCGAGGTGGCCGCGCGGCTCTTGTCCATGAGCACCTGCAGCTCGCCGCGCGCCGCCTCGTCCAGCAGCTGCACGCCCGCCACGTCGCGCAGCGGCACCACGCGCAGCATGGCGTCGGCGGTGCGCAGGGTGATGGTCTCGCCGTGGGGCGTCTTTTCGCCATAGGGCGTGGGGCTGGCCGCCTGCAGGCCCAGCACCTCGCCCTCGCCGAGGGACGCGCCCTCGAGGGGACCGATGGCGCTCGCGTGCAGGCGC
The Sandaracinaceae bacterium genome window above contains:
- a CDS encoding PEGA domain-containing protein, with protein sequence MGPSLGLGLVLAAVLMVGAGQSRVQAQSTENAEARAFFDQGNRAFERSQRVMGSARRQELLEEALAAYVSSLAIVRSKNALFNAGVTLAALGRAAEAYSYFGEYLALPGLTEEERRAGDEQRAALLGRVMMVSVRSTPPGAEVRVDRPDLQALGRTPLVVALDPGEHVLLVRGASGADGAVVVVAVAGGASEVEAGGEAGTETETETETETETESESETESETESETESETETETETETETEAESESEAEAESEAESESEAEAGAGAGPSAGLRGGAWSTTAALGLGALALRLRAGRVTRAHERLEEEHESAPDPDLVARAEVLYARIVRANRASQALTALTLVGLGVSVGLSVRGRRVERARLRVVVNGEVAGLSLGLAGELR
- a CDS encoding alpha/beta hydrolase family protein, with amino-acid sequence MDPSVVSRIVHDSYAQEKPLLKDGVPWWESLDPDFARRPEPFDLEFRDKLQVGASAAFDVGLRTAGASLISGLAIPIGYHPLELRRTIKDIEFYGPIAESGDATRFFKPPPKNIRVRTSQADWYPRFSPDDGTTEVVQFDSPFMPVNPRLHNSYLKHEANRVAYARYWRHHDGPRPTIIAVHGFTADFYLINEWFFALPWFYRMGCDVMLFTLPFHGPRQTEHSPFSGHGYFAGGASRINEAAAQSVMDLRVLIDWLMEKRGAPKVGVTGLSLGGFTTALLATAEPRLSFAIPNVPVVSLADLVLEWQPIGLAIRTALKVVGRPLTDARKFVAVSSPLTYPPAIPREKLMIVGGVGDRLAPPKHSRLLWDHWDRCRIHWFPGSHILHMDRGEYLRQIARFLHKTQFLPEGA
- a CDS encoding polysaccharide deacetylase family protein, with amino-acid sequence MNRLQTARSACLLLLGAFLAAGLPTSHAAGATETSEPSVPAPAPPSEPPSFRDGRMVRGDARQRVLHFTFDDGPRPETTGPLLDHLDAAGVHATFFVVARQLGGSGARRERNVAMVRDTLRRGHQVGFHGLDHSAFSGLTGPQLDHQFRAGEAAFVRALGQRPYLVRPPYGRRNVDSDRVVVARHYTQVMWGITAADTSQTTARGVVEAFRSALRRREDGPRARGGVVLLHDTKPWVIEAFPALVAEVRARNCALLARGPSEELWDIAPDLTPFFEARRAGDHASLMTRNGGYAPAVQAARQTVLRAETVRHCAER